Within the Plesiomonas shigelloides genome, the region GATTTGTTTTGCTTTTTCAATGGCAGCATTGAGCACAAACGAGTTGATGCTGGACATACCGGCCAATGCAGCTGCCTTAGTGAGCAGATCTTGTGTATCAACGTCAACACGAGCGGTGATACGAGGTAGTGTAGTTGCCATAAGTCCTCCGTACATCAGTGTGTCAAAATGACACATGTATAGTATAGAGGTTGTCTGCAAAGTGTTCAATGGAAACCCCGAAGGCATGCAACTAACAAAGAGTTAAGCAGGGACATTTTGAAATGGGCATACAATTCGCGTAGCGAATGCCCATTTCAAATCGCTGCGCACGCAGGCGTGCTACGCTATGCCCGGTAACTAAGTGTTATGTGCTTGTGTGAAAATGCTCTATCTAAGAAGCATTAAGAATGGTAAAAAGCTAATCATATAATTTGAACTGTGAGTTACACGGAGTGTATATGATCTCACGAGAATCCATACTCAGAGTTGCGCGGCCAACAGATAACCTAGATAAAATTAAATATATGTATATGACTGGCCTTGGATTTTCATTACTTGGTGAGTTTTACGATCATGATGGTTTTGATGGCGTCATCTTGGGGCATGACAATCACAATTATCATTTAGAATTTACTCATCACAAAGGTCAAGTTGTAGGCTGTGCGCCAACAAAAGATAATCTTCTAGTCTTTTACGTTCCTAATAATGCAGAGTGGGCGAGTGGATGCTCACAAATGGCTATGGCCGGATTTAATGAGACTAAATCATATAATCCATATTGGGATGTGGTTGGTAAAACCTTTGAAGATATTGATGGCTATCGAGTTGTGCTGCAAAATCGGCAGTGGGTAACATCACCACGCACATAACAAAAAATTCAAGCAGGGACATGTTGAAATGAGCATTCGCTGCGCGAATTTTACGCTCATTTCAAACCACTTCGCACGCAGGCGTGCTCCGCTATGCCCCTTAATTAAATGTTATCAGGAGATCAGCTTATGCACTGCATTTAGCTAATATAACCTTATGCACTAATATCTTAATTACATGGGCTCTTTTGTTTCATTTTTTTATTTGCAAGCCAAATAACTACAGCAAAAAAAACAGCAGCTCCAATTAAAATTACGTTTGTTGTAGTGGATGCTTTAAAGTGAGACATCCATTGTGTATATAAATGAATTATGGAGAATGTCGCTGAAATGTTTAAACACCATCGATTTTTGTGTTTCCATGACCACAGCATCGTTATCAATAGCATAGCAGTCCACATTAATGAAAACGCAGATTGTGGTATGATTTGTATTAGGCTTTCTACAAACATAGTACTCAACCAAAATCCAATGTTAGCCAAAATCAGGCTGGTTTTTAGTGCTGTAATTGTTATGCTTTTGTATTCTGTTTTCACTTTCGTCGAAATTACATAAAGTACAATGGTTAATGTGCTGAAAATGATAATAGTGGTAGAGTATTCTGGCATTATAAACAAATACCTTGGGATATAGTCGTATTTATCCGCGCAGGCACTAGCAGAAACCATCAATACGCTAAGGCATGAAAGTAGGCTACTCTTTGAAAATATACTAATCAAAGTGAGTATGATGGTTACGGTGACAAACGAGATGAAATTGTTATTTGTAATAGAAGCAACTCCTAAACCGGCGATTAACGATCCAATTAAAATGCATGTGTTAGAAATAGTTTTTCATTGCTTAAATCTACTGCGCAATAATAATAGGCCAGTAAAAAGTACACATAATCCAACTGTAATTACCGTGGTTGTTGTTGGGAATCTAACAAGAATGAAATAACTAGCCATTATGGTTAATAGGCCAATTAGAAGATTTAGTGCTAGATAATTTTTTGTTTTTCCTGGTAACATAGTAAGTTTGTCATACTCAGCTTGCGTAATACAACCCTTGCTTAATAGTTGTTCTAGGTCTAGCGTTTTTTTCATTTAAAATCCCTTGGCATTTTTCAAACAGAACTAAAAACAATACCAGCCTCAATACTAACTCGCCATCTTGTCATACATAATACAGCAAATGTTTGTGTTTCTAAATGATTTTAGTGGGGGAATGAAGTCGATATCCTTTATTGTTAGCTGCAACACATCTAGCCTTTCATTAATCGAGTTCCTTGATAACAAAAAGCTAAAGCAGGGACATTTTGAAATGGGCATTCACTGCGTGAATTTTATGCCCATTTCAAACCGCTGCGCACGCGAGCGTGCTACGCTATGCCCCTTAGCTAAATGTTATCTGAAAGGCGAATTTAATAGGCTTTCGTGGTTTAAATTTTAGGCCGTAGCCAAGCTAATTTTCGCGGGGCAATTGTATTCTTTCTTCGGTTTAGCTTCAGCGTCGAATGGTCGAGTTGTCTTGGCTACAGTGCTATTTACGTAAATATTGTATTCTTTCCATTCTTTCCATTCTTTCCATTCTTGAACATAGTTGGCGAATGTGCGCGTTGCAGTTTCAGCGGTATAGGCGAATGTAATCCAGCTTGCTTTCCCGTCAGTTGGTTCTGCTGCAACGGGTAGTTTTGGCATAGCATAGCTTGCTGCAACTGAGAAATTGTATTCTTTCCTGTTGGACGCTTGGTTTTTAGCCGCACGAAATCAGTGCTTTTTCACACAATTGAAGCTGAACGGTCGAGTCACGTGGAAGTTCATCTGTAGAATAGGGGCATTACAGTGCACGCCGAGCAAAATCGCTTTTACTTAAGGCGGTATCGTGGGGCGGTTACTGCTTGCTTTTAGCAACCTTGGGGTTTCAGATAACAAGAAATTCAAGCAGGGACATTTTGAAATGAGCATTCGCTGCGCGAATTTTACGCTCATTTCAAACCACTTCGCACGCAGGCGTGCTACGCTATGCCCCTTAGCTAAATGTTATCAAAGTTAAAATCGGCTCAACTGTGTTATTCTCTTAGCTGATTACCGCCGCAGCAAGATGCTACGGCGAATGAAGATATTATGATTCGGACTCCTCTTGTCCAAATATTCTGTATGTCGGGAAGTGTAAATTATCGTCATATAGATACCTAAATGCCGAAACTTCAGGTAATAGATTTCTTCTGTTACCCCAATTGTAGACATGAGTCTCTAGCGGAATATCATTACTGACGGTATTTATGTTTGATGAGTTCAATGCGGGAGAGTGTGTGAAGATTAGTAGCTTTTCTGCTACAGAGATCTGCTCGCTCCATTCTTTATCGGAAATTTCCTCATTTCCAGCAAACCGTCCAACATAAATTTTTAGCTCATTTTCATCTTGCACATATCCCCATTTAGTATGTTGAAGAATACGAACACCAAATGTTTGATATGTGGCTTGACCTATGTATAACAAGACATTTGAGCCATAAACTGTATGAACGCCATAGGCTTGATATAGGCCATAATCTTTTCCAGAGTTCATGCTCTTAATTTGTTCTAGTGAGTATGGGCCATCCCATTGGATATGTATCTTTTTCATATTGCTAGTATTTATATTTGCCATGTTCGTTAAGTAATTTTATAAATATAAAGTCATGTGATTTATTTGTGGGTGAGGTTTTTTTATGCGCTAGTTGTTCTCGCTTAGTAATTTGCTAGCCATTTAGTAACTAGATTAGGTACTGCGATGCTTGCTCGTTCTTGAATAAATTTAAACCCATAAGGTCGTTTTTGGGGATGCAAGGAAATGATGATTTTTTCTGCTTGTTTAGGTGATAGCTTTAGCAGTGTATTTGTAGGGTATACAGAGAGAGATGTACCAATAACTAAAACCTTATCAGCGGTAGATATGTGATGTTGGCATAGGTCAAAGTTGCGCACATCTTCACCAAATAGGACAACATCTGGGCGGAGTTGACGGTGGTCAGTTGCCAAGTCACCAATAAAAATAGGTTTTCCGTTTAATTTTATTCGTGCAGTAGCGTCTTTTTCACTGTGTGCATAATCGATCTCACCATGCACATGTATAACTGTTTGTGATCCCGCTTTTTCATGCAGGTTATCTACATTTTGCGTTATTATGACAACTTCATACTTTTCTTCTAAACGCTGTAGTGATAAATGAGCCTCATTTGGATCTGCTTTTAATGTTAGATCTCTTCTGTCATTAAAAAAATTAAGTACCGCGCCGGGATCGCGCTGCCAAGCATCAATGCTGGCAAGTTTAGTCCACGAAAACCTCTGCCAGAGTCCATCTGAACTTCTAAACGTTGGGATTCCGCTTTCTGCACTGATTCCAGCACCAGAAAGAATAACAATCTTTTGTGTATGTGGTGATTGTAAGCAGTGCATGTGAACTTCAAAAAATCCTTGTTGACATTATGTCGTATAAAGTCTATAGACCATATCATGATTCAGCTTATTGTAGTAGTCATATGGAGTTTGTGTGAGGATTTTTCTTGATGACGAACGGGTGACTCCACCCGGATGGGTTAGAACATACTGGCCTGATGAGGCTATTAAGCTATTAGACAAGGGGGGCGTGACAGAAATTAGCCTTGATCATGATTTAGGTGATGATACCCGTGGTACTGGATATGACGTCATAGTTTGGATTGAGGAAGCGGTAATAACGCGTGGTTTTATTCCGCCAATAATAAAAGTTCATTCAGCAAACTCTTCTGCTAAAGTTAAGATGCAACTCGGTATTGATAATATAAATAGATATAGGTGAGTTTTTCTACCAGATGTTATTTTGATAACAAAAAGTTGAAGCAGGGACATTTTGAAATGGGCATTCGCTGCGCGAATTTTATGCCCATTTCAAACCGCTGCGCCCGCAAGCGTGCTGCGCTATGCCCCTTAACTAAATGTTATCAGGAAAGGCATTTAACCTATGTTTGAGTCGAATATAATAATTGTAAGGTTGCCATGGTAGAGTGCTACGGAAGATAGTAAGCATTACATTTTTAACGTAGCATTAAGGTGTGAGCAGTACTACTACCAAACCTACTCATATCACTGTAAATAAAAAAACCAACGAAGACATCAAAAATGCCAAACGTTGGGAATTAATCTTAAATGCTTTGATATATATTAAATTGAATTACTTTCATATATTTCAAAGCTTGGTGCCTCTGAGTCACAGCCTTCTGGCTTGCTCAGCAGATAGATATCTTCTATGACTGCATACCCGTCAAAACCTGATCTTCTTGCGATTACTAACCATTCAAAAATACCATGCTCAGACTCTGCGTAATAGATATCTTCCATAACATCATCATCCGGCTCTTTATAGCCGCTACTAGGTTCTTGACGAATTTTTCGGTTTTTTAAATAAATATCATTAATCTCGAAAGACTCATTTCT harbors:
- a CDS encoding DUF1778 domain-containing protein, which translates into the protein MATTLPRITARVDVDTQDLLTKAAALAGMSSINSFVLNAAIEKAKQILEREQALKLSQRDAMLLVEALDQPAKSNDKLKAAAARYKDKTL
- a CDS encoding VOC family protein, which codes for MISRESILRVARPTDNLDKIKYMYMTGLGFSLLGEFYDHDGFDGVILGHDNHNYHLEFTHHKGQVVGCAPTKDNLLVFYVPNNAEWASGCSQMAMAGFNETKSYNPYWDVVGKTFEDIDGYRVVLQNRQWVTSPRT
- a CDS encoding SIR2 family NAD-dependent protein deacylase, translated to MHCLQSPHTQKIVILSGAGISAESGIPTFRSSDGLWQRFSWTKLASIDAWQRDPGAVLNFFNDRRDLTLKADPNEAHLSLQRLEEKYEVVIITQNVDNLHEKAGSQTVIHVHGEIDYAHSEKDATARIKLNGKPIFIGDLATDHRQLRPDVVLFGEDVRNFDLCQHHISTADKVLVIGTSLSVYPTNTLLKLSPKQAEKIIISLHPQKRPYGFKFIQERASIAVPNLVTKWLANY
- a CDS encoding cyclic-phosphate processing receiver domain-containing protein; translation: MRIFLDDERVTPPGWVRTYWPDEAIKLLDKGGVTEISLDHDLGDDTRGTGYDVIVWIEEAVITRGFIPPIIKVHSANSSAKVKMQLGIDNINRYR